One genomic window of Ammospiza nelsoni isolate bAmmNel1 chromosome 4, bAmmNel1.pri, whole genome shotgun sequence includes the following:
- the HS3ST1 gene encoding heparan sulfate glucosamine 3-O-sulfotransferase 1 — translation MAAFLLGAVLLIVQPQIVPSRPAINSNAETSSQSVQRELLKKTSQKNDFKENIHSNGSCQQLPQTIIIGVRKGGTRALLEMLSLHPDIAAAESEVHFFDWEDHYRNGLQWYINQMPFSYPHQITVEKTPAYFTSPKVPERVYNMNQSMRLLLILRDPSERVLSDYTQVFYNHMQKHKPYPSIEQFLIKNGELNVDYKAINRSLYYIHMQNWLKYFPLDHIHIVDGDRLIKDPFPEIEKVERFLKLSPQINASNFYFNKTKGFYCLRDGGRERCLHESKGRAHPQVDTRLLEKLQEYFHEPNKKFFELVGRTFDWHTFVAS, via the coding sequence ATGGCAGCTtttctgctgggagctgtgttgCTTATTGTTCAACCTCAGATAGTGCCTTCCAGACCAGCTATAAATTCAAATGCTGAGACTTCTTCTCAGTCTGTTCAGAGAgagcttttaaagaaaacatctcaGAAAAATGACTTCAAGGAAAACATTCATTCTAATGGATCATGTCAGCAGCTGCCACAGACTATTATTATTGGAGTGAGAAAAGGTGGAACAAGGGCTTTGTTAGAAATGTTGAGTCTCCATCCAGATATTGCAGCCGCAGAAAGTGAAGTTCACTTCTTTGACTGGGAAGACCATTACAGGAATGGATTGCAGTGGTATATTAATCAAATGCCATTCTCGTATCCCCATCAGATCACCGTGGAAAAAACTCCAGCGTATTTCACATCACCTAAAGTGCCTGAAAGAGTTTATAACATGAACCAATCCATGAGACTACTCCTTATTTTAAGAGACCCAAGCGAGAGAGTGCTGTCAGATTATACCCAAGTGTTCTACAACCACATGCAGAAGCACAAGCCGTACCCATCCATTGAGCAATTCCTGATAAAAAATGGTGAACTCAATGTGGACTACAAGGCAATAAACAGAAGCTTATACTACATTCACATGCAGAACTGGCTGAAGTATTTTCCTCTCGATCATATCCACATTGTAGATGGGGACAGACTAATCAAAGATCCCTTTCCAGAAATAGAAAAGGTAGAGAGATTTCTGAAGTTATCACCACAGATAAATGCTTCAAACTTTTACTTCAATAAAACTAAGGGGTTCTACTGCCTGAGGGACGGTGGTAGAGAGCGCTGTTTGCACGAGTCCAAAGGACGAGCACACCCGCAAGTGGACACCCGGTTACTGGAGAAACTGCAGGAATATTTCCATGAGCCCAACAAGAAGTTTTTTGAGCTTGTGGGCAGAACATTTGACTGGCACACATTTGTGGCAAGTTAG